Below is a window of Mucilaginibacter ginkgonis DNA.
TATCTGCCACCAGTTTCTTTAACTCGACCATGTCACGCTTCATATCGAAAAGGACCTTATAAAGAATATCCCTTTCAGAGAAATCTTCTTTGGGCTGATTTTCTATACGCATTGGCAAGTTGCTCTTCGTCCCCTCGTTCGGAATGTAGTTTAAAAGCATTTGCCCGGTAATGGTACGGTCGCGCTCTAAAACGGCCAGTTGCTCGGCCATATTTTTTAGCTGGCGAACGTTGCCCGGCCATGAGTAGTTGACCAATACCTGCTGCGCGCTTTCATCCAAGTGAATGGGGGGCGTGCGGTATTTATCTGTAAAATCTGCGGCGAACTTGCGAAACAACAAATAGATATCTTCCTTCCTGTCACGAAGTGGTGGTATACGCAAGGGGACTGTATTCAATCGGTAGTATAGATCCTCACGGAATTTGCCTGCCTTAACGGCGTCATATACATCGACATTTGTTGCTGCAATTACACGTACGTTGGTCTTTTCTACTTTTGACGAGCCTACACGTATAAATTGACCCGATTCTAAAACCCGAAGCAAACGAGCCTGCGTACCCAATGGCATCTCACCGATCTCATCCAGAAAAATAGTGCCGCCGTTAACGGTTTCAAAATAGCCTTTGCGCTCGCCAACAGCTCCGGTGTAAGCGCCTTTTTCATGGCCAAACAATTCAGAATCGATAGTACCCTCGGGGATAGCGCCGCAGTTTACCGCGATGAACGGCCCGTGCTTACGCGGACTTAAGTTATGTATGATCTGCGAAAACGCTTCTTTACCGCTGCCGCTTTCACCGGTTATCAGTACAGAAATATCTGTAGGCGCAACCTGATTTGCAATATCAATGGCACGGTTAAGCAACGGCGAATTGCCGATGATACCGTAACGTTGTTTTATTTCTTGTACATCCATTATGTGAGAAACAAGAATCGAGATTCAAGAATCAAGACCCTTAATTTTATGTTGTTGATTTTATAAAGGAATTTTTCCCTTGAATGACATACTCCCGAAAATTGAATATCATTTTTTGAACCTCTTCAAGAGATTCGAATAATTGCTTTAATATTTCGCCCGAGCCGTACCGCCGACGTTGACAGATAATTAACTGTGTTTCTAGCTCGTATGACGAC
It encodes the following:
- a CDS encoding sigma-54 interaction domain-containing protein, which translates into the protein MDVQEIKQRYGIIGNSPLLNRAIDIANQVAPTDISVLITGESGSGKEAFSQIIHNLSPRKHGPFIAVNCGAIPEGTIDSELFGHEKGAYTGAVGERKGYFETVNGGTIFLDEIGEMPLGTQARLLRVLESGQFIRVGSSKVEKTNVRVIAATNVDVYDAVKAGKFREDLYYRLNTVPLRIPPLRDRKEDIYLLFRKFAADFTDKYRTPPIHLDESAQQVLVNYSWPGNVRQLKNMAEQLAVLERDRTITGQMLLNYIPNEGTKSNLPMRIENQPKEDFSERDILYKVLFDMKRDMVELKKLVADMIEHGGVSPNYANHSQAISQLYRDIEIPNNIHEPQLTLQQPVTVNNNGNSDNYNITPHAEEVEESLSLVDKESDLIRKALKKHKGKRKLAANELGISERTLYRKIKELDL